CCAGTAAATGTTTGAAGATAAGGCCACACATCTAATTCAAAAGATCCTTCTGCGGGGGCAAGGTTCTCCCATTTGCTTAACATCTCATTACAACTCAGATAAAATGCTGGCACCATGTACTATATGTGAAGAATCAACAGCGCAAGTCTTCCAGCTTTTATGTTCTTCATTAATCAAAAAGTAAGAATGGAAATATTATTCagtgaaattttaaaattggaAAGGCTGCATTTGGTTCTCTATCCGGACTAGATTGGAACCATAACTACATTTATATGATGCAATACCAAACACTAGCCAGTCCCATGTCTGATAAATAACAAGAAACGGCCAAAAGCGTGTAAGATATTGAAACAGCACCAAATTTCAGCAGAAAAAGCTAGAAAcaaccttcaatttctctacATGAAATGCAGGATTCAATAATCTTCTGTGTTTGGCCCATTTTTCTGTATCCAGGCTAGCAAGTCCTAGTGCTAGAAGTTTACTGAATGGATTTGCCCGAGGCTTCtgataagtaaaatattttgcgAAGACCTCCTTTACTTGTTCAGGATCCAAGATAACCATTGCCGGCCTTGGTCCAAGCCAAAAAAAGCTATTTTTACctacaaaataatttttgataagCAACTTATCcactctttaaaaaaaaagattgggTCAACCCATATATGAAATGCATGATTGCCGAAAAACACAGCAAACCAAATAGTCTTCGGGCAAATTTGGAGAACAAACCTTTATGTTGCATTGTTTCATTGATGAAGGGCATGATTCTAGGCAAGATATCATCTGTTAAAGAAATTGGTTTGGACTTAGCCTCCTCAAGCATCCTTCCCATGTCTCTGGTGTCTCCAAACAAGAACCCGTAAGAGTTTCCCTGTAGACCTTGCCGCCTGAGGCGTTTCTCCATCTTCTTTGGTGTGATCCAAGCCCAATTCAAGAATCTCCATGCCCCGATGAGAAGAACTATGACTGATGAAGCTCCAATCGAGCTATAGAAAAATTCCATTTTCTCTGATGCGCTTCCACTCCTTCAGTCAAACTTTCTGCTGGCAGGGGGAACTTGCTAAGCGGTTAGTTATTAAGGACGGAGAACCTCAACTTTGGGACACATCATTCTGAAATCTATGCATATCCATCTGTAAAATCGGTAAAGACAAAGTAGCTATAAGTCATAATTTgtgctaaatttataattattttttcctttgattttaatcaaatattattttaattgatataTTCTACTaatatttggtatttgggaTTAATTGCAGGAAGTGGTGAAGAAAAAGTACCGAAAATCGTCATTCCAGCAGATTTCCTATAgtttggcgtgcccacgcctaactCCAGCTTTGACGGATTTTCGGGATGATTTGCACACGCGAAAGCTTCCAAAACTAAATAAAGCAGCGGACTACAATGCTGAAAAGCAGTGGGGCCATTTCAAAAGCTGAAGAAAGCTATCTATAATAGGATTCCTATTGTTTAGGAAAATCGGTACATTTTGAAGGAGAGAAATCAGGATGGGAATCTGTTTGTTCTCTCGGTGGGCCTGGCCTAAAAGGAAATGGATTTCCTTCATCCCTTTGAGTGGCTAAAAACGTAGAGGATTAGGAGACTTAGGGAGGCTTGTCTTTAAATTTGTTTTTACTTGGAAAAGCTGGGGGGAAGGTACGGAGGTCGGGGACTTTTCCTCGTAGCCGATTTTTACTTTTCTTCCTTGGCCGATTTGGCCAGGAACAATTTGGTAAGATTCAGATAGCTttttcgcatggttgttctccgttaatggagaactaaccttctaattctagtcaaaggacaactgaagatttggttctgt
The DNA window shown above is from Coffea arabica cultivar ET-39 chromosome 5e, Coffea Arabica ET-39 HiFi, whole genome shotgun sequence and carries:
- the LOC113743713 gene encoding cytochrome P450 72A225 — encoded protein: MEFFYSSIGASSVIVLLIGAWRFLNWAWITPKKMEKRLRRQGLQGNSYGFLFGDTRDMGRMLEEAKSKPISLTDDILPRIMPFINETMQHKGKNSFFWLGPRPAMVILDPEQVKEVFAKYFTYQKPRANPFSKLLALGLASLDTEKWAKHRRLLNPAFHVEKLKNIKAGRLALLILHI